The following nucleotide sequence is from Armatimonadota bacterium.
AGCGCATGCAAGCACGGTGTTCAGCGCTTTATATATGCATCTACTGCCGCTGTTTATGGCGATCCGGAGTACGTTCCGATTGATGAAGACCATCCGATTAAGCCACTTTCGGCTTATGGTATTTCGAAGAGTACCTTTGAAAAATATTTAGAATTGGAAGCTTCAAGGGTTGGCATGCATTATGTCATTTTAAGGTATGCCAATGTCTTCGGCCCCCGCCAAGTGCCACATGGTGAAGGAGGCGTTGTAGCAGTTTTTGCCAACCGAATGCTTGCTGGTGAGCAGTGCCGCATATTCGGAAATGGAAGCAAAACTAGAGATTATGTATACGTCCAGGATGTAGTTGAGGCTAATATTCTTGCAATGCAAAGTGCGGCTTGCGGCGTTTTCAACATAGGAACAGCAAAAGAGACTACTGACCAGGAGGTCTTCGATACCGTTCGAGCTGCCGTAGGAAGCTCTCAAGAGCCGATATATGCAGACGAGCGCCCGGGTGAAATTAGAAGGAGCTGTTTCGATGCGTCCAAAGCAAAGACTCAATTAGGGTGGAAGGCTAAAGTATCGTTTGCCGAGGGCGTAGCCAGCGCTGTAGAGTTTTACAGAAGAAATAAGCAATAAACGAAGTTCGGGGAAGTAATGGTGGAAAAAGAGACAAGGCTTGAAAGTTCCAGCACAATTAAAAGCTCAAGTGATTGGAATTTACTTACATATTTGCTAATTGCTCTAAGCCTCATCCTGCTTTTGGTGCTCTATGTGCCCGTTTTTAAATGGTGGTACCAGCAATGGACAGTTAAAGATAGCTACTATTCACATGGGTTCCTGATACCACCAATTTCTGCTTTCATCATATACCTAAAGAGGAAAGAGCTAAGAAAACTAGAAATAAAACCATCTACTCGCGGTTGGCTTTTCATTATCCCCGCGGGTATTATTGTGCTGCTTTCGCTCTGGGGCGAAGCACGAAGCGTTGCTGGGTTGATGTTCCCCATAATTCTCTGCGGCATGGTGGCTCTTCTTTTCGGTATGCAAATACTAAGAGAGCTCCTTTTCCCGCTCCTCTTCCTATTTTTCATGTGCGTAATTCCAAGCTTCCTTATTGCAAAAATAAGTTTCAAGATACAAGTACTCTCGACAATTGGTGGTACTTGGCTGTTAAAACTATTTGGATTCAATGCAGAAAGAGCAGGGGTAATTATCTATCTTCCTTATATTACTGTGGAAGTCGGGGCACCGTGTAGCGGGTTCAGGCTGTTAATATCTTTGTTTGCATTCTCAACGCTTTTTGCTTATATCAAAGAGGGTCCTCTTTGGGGTAAATTGGTGCTTATTTCGTCCACACTACCCTTGAGTCTTGTCATAAATTCGCTTAGAGTTGCAATGATTGGGATGGTTGGCGACCTCATGGGTTATGAGGCTATGCATACTTTCCATGATTATTCTGGATATATAGTTCTTGTTTTTGCCTTTGTCTTTCTTTCACTACTGTCGAGGTGGGTCGGTTGTCGAAAGTACAGTCAAATGTTATATTCCTAGTTATTTTCTTCGCCATTTTGCTTTCTGCTGCCCGCATGGTAAAACCTTTTGCTCATGAAGGCAGAGTAGTTACTTCTTTTGAGGGAATACCTAAAACGGTTGGTTCCTGGTCTGGCGTTGACCGTGAATTTGACGAGGAAGTTAAAAAACAACTTCCAGGTAGCAGTTTGTTGTGGCGCGATTACACTGACAAGGATGGCAACATAGTAAGCATTGCAATCGTCTATGGCACGGCTTTAGGCATCTTTCACCAACCTGAAATATGCCTGCAGGGTTCGGGATGGACAATATTGGAAGAAGGCGATACAAAAATTCCAATAAAATCCGGCAGCTCAATAACAGCAAAGTATTTCGTAATGGAAAATGAGTACATTGGGAGGTCCGCAGGAGTATATTGGTTCAGTACAAGAGGAATGACTTCCACATTCCTAGGCACTCACAAAACACAATTATATCTTTATCGCATATTAAGGCGTAAAATTGAACCTTCTGCGCTTGTAAGATTTACATCAATGGTTCAGTCCGACGATGCAACAACTCTGAAAAAGGTGAAGGAATTGGCAGGGTTACTTTTCCCGTATGTGCAGGAGGAGCTGAAGAAATAAGTGTTTGTCTAACCAAGCCTTTCTGTAAAAGACACTTGGCATAATCAACCTGGCACTACAAGTTCACGCGGAAACAATATTAATTGCTTTCTCCAATATTACAATTGACCGTGCGCTATGGCTAAACGATTCTTGGCATTTCTAAAAACTTTGTATGCGTTTTTGAGAGTTATACTTCTGCCGATTGGATATACGGCTAAGGGCATCTATGCAATCATCAGGCATCCAGTTCGATCAGCCAAGATTGCAGGCGCCGCAGTACACTTCGTTATGCGGCATCCTATAACGTCCTGGCGAATATTCTACCAATTCCTGCGTAGGGCCCATAAGCGGTTTGTTAGGCCAGCGGTCCAATACCTATTCTCTATCTTCAAGCTAATCTTCCCGTGGATATTGGCAGTTACCCTTGCGGCTTTGTTGGCTCGCTCAATACTTTCTCTATCACCTACAAAAGTAGTTGCAATTTTCTTGGCAAGTTGTTTGATGGGCATTATATGGCGGCGGATTGAAGTAGGCATTGTCCTGCTTTTGATAATGGTGGCAACAATTTTCTACGCCAGCGTGTTCCCAAAAGTAATTACTATTGGAGGCTTCGGTCCGTGGGGTGCTGAGACTTTATTGATTGCTCTCATCGGTGTGGGCACAGTGCGGTTTCTTGCAAATCGCAATTCAATATTTCCACGAAGTCCTGTTACCTTGCCATTGGTAGTGTTTTACATCTCAATAATCATTTCAATGGCTAACAGCTATTTTAATTATTTGCAGAATCCCAGGGGCTGGTTTGACTTCAAAACAGTTTATAACACATGCCGACCGCTGTTCTTCTACCTATTCTTTTTCGTAATAGCATTCGGGCTTCAGACTGAACGTGAGCTAAAAGTTGTTCTCAAATCGGCAGTCGTAATGAGCGTAATTGTTTCAATACTGATGGTGGTCCAAGCGGCTTTGGGCACCTCGCACCGCGTTTTCTTCGGGACAGAATGGTCGCCAAAATTCGTTAATCCACTCAGTCCTGAGGAACAAGAAGTTGCACGCTCGTTGCCACCAGGCCTTTCTTTGTCTCAAATGATATTTATTCCAGTGCTTTATCTTACCGCATGCCAAAAGGGGAAATCAGCCTTCATATATGGAATTGCTTTTTTATGCATGCTTATTGGATTGGCATTTAGCTTTACAAGAAATTATTGGTTTACAGCTGCAGTATGTTCAGTCTTGCTAATTATTCTTGCCGGCCGAGGCATTAGGGGACGCTTGATAGGCATCACTGCAATTTTGCTTGTAAGTTCAATTTTACTTAGTTTCGTAGTTGGAAACTTAATGTCAGCCGCAGGCAGTGAATTTGGGCCTGCCATGGTGCGCAGATTTCAGTCACTCATAAACAAAGAGGCATTTGAGTCAGCCTCCTTCGAAAACCGCCGCGAGGAAGTACGAAGAACATGGCCGCAGATACTAAGAGACCCAATCTTCGGCGTAGGTCCGGGTAAACCCTTCTATTATGATGAAATCACTCTAAAAAGCGGTCAAAAACTACTGATAGAGCACTCTGCTCTTCACAATAGCTATCTAGAACTTTGGCTCGTTTACGGCGCTTTTGGACTTGGTAGCTTTATCTGGCTAAGTATAGCTTTTCTCGTTAGAGCCATTTGCGCTTACAGACGCCTAAAGAATCCATACTATAAAGCATGGGCATTAGGACTTGGCATAGCTTATATAGGATTTCTTATTCGGGCAAACATAGGTATGCATATACTGCACGAACCGCCACAAATGCTTTCTGTGGCGCTTTCATGGGGTATTATTGATGTCATGTTAAAATTGGAACGTGCTAAAGCTGAAGCTTTTGCTCATCAGGCGGCACAGAAACTGCCAATTCCACGTCGCCCACTCGTTAACCCAACGATCTCTTAACATTTCATAAGCTTCTGGAAACTTTGAATATGTGCCTCAATCATAATGTTGAAAATAAATTGCCATCTGAAGCTTCCAAAAACAATAATAATTCTACTATGGAAGCAGTT
It contains:
- a CDS encoding SDR family NAD(P)-dependent oxidoreductase, whose protein sequence is MTKVTVLVTGGAGFIGSHIADRLVSEGYRVVIVDDLSSGTLKNVNPRALFYQVDLRDYKAIEEVFDKEKPTIVNHHAAQVDVTKSVSDPATDAHINIIGGINLLKSACKHGVQRFIYASTAAVYGDPEYVPIDEDHPIKPLSAYGISKSTFEKYLELEASRVGMHYVILRYANVFGPRQVPHGEGGVVAVFANRMLAGEQCRIFGNGSKTRDYVYVQDVVEANILAMQSAACGVFNIGTAKETTDQEVFDTVRAAVGSSQEPIYADERPGEIRRSCFDASKAKTQLGWKAKVSFAEGVASAVEFYRRNKQ
- a CDS encoding exosortase/archaeosortase family protein, whose amino-acid sequence is MVEKETRLESSSTIKSSSDWNLLTYLLIALSLILLLVLYVPVFKWWYQQWTVKDSYYSHGFLIPPISAFIIYLKRKELRKLEIKPSTRGWLFIIPAGIIVLLSLWGEARSVAGLMFPIILCGMVALLFGMQILRELLFPLLFLFFMCVIPSFLIAKISFKIQVLSTIGGTWLLKLFGFNAERAGVIIYLPYITVEVGAPCSGFRLLISLFAFSTLFAYIKEGPLWGKLVLISSTLPLSLVINSLRVAMIGMVGDLMGYEAMHTFHDYSGYIVLVFAFVFLSLLSRWVGCRKYSQMLYS
- a CDS encoding EpsI family protein — encoded protein: MSKVQSNVIFLVIFFAILLSAARMVKPFAHEGRVVTSFEGIPKTVGSWSGVDREFDEEVKKQLPGSSLLWRDYTDKDGNIVSIAIVYGTALGIFHQPEICLQGSGWTILEEGDTKIPIKSGSSITAKYFVMENEYIGRSAGVYWFSTRGMTSTFLGTHKTQLYLYRILRRKIEPSALVRFTSMVQSDDATTLKKVKELAGLLFPYVQEELKK
- a CDS encoding O-antigen ligase family protein, with protein sequence MAKRFLAFLKTLYAFLRVILLPIGYTAKGIYAIIRHPVRSAKIAGAAVHFVMRHPITSWRIFYQFLRRAHKRFVRPAVQYLFSIFKLIFPWILAVTLAALLARSILSLSPTKVVAIFLASCLMGIIWRRIEVGIVLLLIMVATIFYASVFPKVITIGGFGPWGAETLLIALIGVGTVRFLANRNSIFPRSPVTLPLVVFYISIIISMANSYFNYLQNPRGWFDFKTVYNTCRPLFFYLFFFVIAFGLQTERELKVVLKSAVVMSVIVSILMVVQAALGTSHRVFFGTEWSPKFVNPLSPEEQEVARSLPPGLSLSQMIFIPVLYLTACQKGKSAFIYGIAFLCMLIGLAFSFTRNYWFTAAVCSVLLIILAGRGIRGRLIGITAILLVSSILLSFVVGNLMSAAGSEFGPAMVRRFQSLINKEAFESASFENRREEVRRTWPQILRDPIFGVGPGKPFYYDEITLKSGQKLLIEHSALHNSYLELWLVYGAFGLGSFIWLSIAFLVRAICAYRRLKNPYYKAWALGLGIAYIGFLIRANIGMHILHEPPQMLSVALSWGIIDVMLKLERAKAEAFAHQAAQKLPIPRRPLVNPTIS